A genomic segment from Streptosporangium roseum DSM 43021 encodes:
- a CDS encoding thiol-disulfide oxidoreductase DCC family protein produces MREQPVLVFDGDCGFCTTSVRFAERRIGVRARVTPWQFADLAALGTTRERAEREVLWVERGRVYGGAQAVARLLVAAGPPWSLPGLALRVPPFRWAAQGLYRLVAMNRHRLPGGTPACALPAGRR; encoded by the coding sequence ATGAGGGAGCAACCGGTTCTGGTCTTCGACGGCGACTGCGGGTTCTGCACGACGAGCGTCCGGTTCGCCGAGCGCCGGATCGGTGTCCGGGCCCGCGTCACCCCCTGGCAGTTCGCCGACCTGGCCGCGCTGGGCACCACGCGGGAGCGGGCGGAGCGCGAGGTCCTGTGGGTCGAGCGCGGCCGGGTGTACGGCGGAGCGCAGGCGGTCGCCAGGCTGCTGGTCGCCGCCGGCCCGCCGTGGAGCCTGCCGGGTCTCGCGCTGCGGGTGCCGCCCTTCCGGTGGGCGGCCCAGGGGCTCTACCGGCTCGTCGCGATGAACCGCCACCGGCTGCCCGGTGGGACCCCCGCCTGCGCGCTTCCGGCGGGCCGGCGATGA
- a CDS encoding endonuclease/exonuclease/phosphatase family protein yields MRIRVDVALGVVVLIDVLRVFLPSLITLFGRAGSTPAEMMGLYAASWFVVAFLTVPLARSVPPRRVALGAGLLLLLARLALQPTSGGEIQLHLASAGLLAGLVWLTATAMAARDARPAMAGVITGLAASTVIHAALDGIDLMWRPGPVPWVALAAELGLSAVFLLRPGPAGEEHSGAPRAWLPVGPALLLWGLYTGNTAHAQAAAGSSALAAAAVVAAFAVLSTAPAAQPLLRRPLVPAVALVASAVAFTFGEATVGGVHGVAPGWTIAAQIVGQVALGACLAHAAATFGPDRPPRRGLAAAGGMLLFVVFVFGYYAAYDLYLPNQWVPVCAALLVAVPAVVGATGLPRASYGLRVPIAVAAAVALVAAVPLWQGATPRWEPPGDGLRVAAYNIRMGYGESGRLSLERQADTLRALRPHVVVLSEADRGWLLNGGHDDVRLIAERLGMRYIWAPAADEVWGDALLTDLPVTSVRNHVLVQGGPTGAQALEVGLRWQGRDVTVIGTHLQPPPGWRELDQVEQLGRIVRDAAAGGRPVVVAGDLNLEPADPAWEVLMGSGLTDPIAPVRPFSTIPTPGGPAQQIDHVLVTPGFTGRDQANVDVPHSDHRPIAVTLVPQS; encoded by the coding sequence ATGCGGATCCGCGTGGATGTCGCCCTCGGCGTGGTGGTGCTGATCGATGTGCTGCGGGTCTTCCTGCCGTCGCTGATCACCCTGTTCGGCCGGGCGGGCAGCACGCCCGCGGAGATGATGGGCCTGTACGCCGCCTCCTGGTTCGTGGTGGCCTTCCTCACGGTCCCGCTGGCCCGGTCGGTCCCGCCGCGCCGGGTGGCGCTCGGCGCCGGTCTCCTGCTGCTCCTGGCCCGGCTGGCGCTGCAGCCGACCTCCGGCGGCGAGATCCAGCTCCACCTGGCGAGCGCGGGCCTGCTGGCCGGACTGGTCTGGCTGACGGCGACCGCGATGGCCGCCCGGGACGCCCGGCCCGCGATGGCCGGGGTGATCACCGGCCTGGCGGCCTCCACGGTGATCCACGCGGCACTGGACGGCATCGACCTGATGTGGCGGCCCGGCCCGGTCCCGTGGGTGGCGCTGGCGGCCGAGCTCGGGCTGTCCGCGGTGTTCCTGCTGCGGCCCGGTCCCGCCGGGGAGGAGCACTCGGGCGCCCCGCGCGCCTGGCTGCCGGTCGGTCCCGCCCTGCTGCTGTGGGGCCTGTACACGGGCAACACCGCGCACGCCCAGGCCGCGGCCGGTTCCTCCGCCCTGGCCGCCGCCGCGGTCGTGGCGGCGTTCGCGGTGCTGTCGACGGCGCCCGCCGCGCAGCCGCTGCTCCGGCGGCCGCTGGTGCCCGCCGTCGCCCTGGTCGCCTCCGCCGTGGCGTTCACGTTCGGCGAGGCCACGGTGGGCGGCGTCCACGGCGTGGCCCCGGGCTGGACGATCGCCGCGCAGATCGTCGGTCAGGTCGCGCTGGGGGCCTGCCTGGCGCACGCGGCGGCGACCTTCGGCCCCGACCGCCCGCCGCGGCGCGGTCTGGCGGCGGCGGGCGGCATGCTGCTGTTCGTCGTGTTCGTCTTCGGCTACTACGCCGCCTACGACCTCTACCTGCCCAACCAGTGGGTGCCCGTCTGCGCGGCGCTCCTGGTGGCGGTGCCCGCCGTGGTAGGCGCCACCGGCCTGCCGCGGGCCTCCTACGGCCTGCGGGTGCCGATCGCCGTCGCCGCCGCCGTCGCGCTGGTGGCGGCCGTGCCCCTCTGGCAGGGCGCCACGCCGAGGTGGGAGCCGCCCGGCGACGGGCTGCGGGTGGCGGCCTACAACATCCGGATGGGGTACGGCGAGTCCGGCAGGCTGTCGCTGGAACGGCAGGCCGACACCCTCAGGGCCCTGAGGCCGCACGTGGTCGTGCTCAGCGAGGCCGATCGGGGATGGCTGCTCAACGGCGGCCACGACGACGTGCGGCTGATCGCCGAGCGGCTCGGCATGCGCTACATCTGGGCCCCGGCGGCCGACGAGGTGTGGGGGGACGCGCTCCTGACCGACCTGCCGGTCACCTCGGTCCGCAACCACGTGCTCGTTCAGGGCGGTCCGACCGGGGCGCAGGCGCTGGAGGTCGGGCTGAGATGGCAGGGCAGGGACGTCACCGTGATCGGCACCCACCTGCAGCCGCCGCCCGGCTGGCGCGAGCTCGACCAGGTGGAGCAGCTCGGGCGGATCGTCAGGGACGCCGCCGCGGGGGGCCGGCCGGTGGTCGTGGCGGGCGACCTCAACCTGGAGCCGGCGGACCCGGCCTGGGAGGTGCTCATGGGCTCCGGGCTGACCGACCCCATCGCCCCGGTCCGGCCGTTCAGCACCATCCCTACCCCGGGAGGCCCTGCCCAGCAGATCGACCACGTGCTGGTCACCCCGGGCTTCACCGGCAGGGACCAGGCCAACGTCGACGTCCCCCACTCCGACCACCGCCCCATCGCCGTCACCCTGGTCCCGCAGTCGTGA
- a CDS encoding Bug family tripartite tricarboxylate transporter substrate binding protein has product MHRRRFFVLALGVMVAGGCGGAGGSRLPPAGRLTVVAPAERGQGWDRAARALASVLTGDRLARAAEVSNYPGGLGAAALGAFAAAREPFTREGRLLLTGMPMVAGAEIANAASVVESTTPLARMVGDWAALVVPAGSRLRAFEDFAAALRRDPAGLAVGGRMEGGSDHVLYGMIGKCLGVDTRLLDYAGYSSGAEAAQALHDGRVAALLGSARSFVPEIAEGRLRPLVVSSAERIDGIDAPTLMELDVRLEYTDWCGVLGPRGMSSEDRDVAVALCDRVDASSRWRAICAANGWNRVYLSGDDFRQWLATETRRTREVLNELGLLSTFATSCWGSCVQRPYM; this is encoded by the coding sequence ATGCACCGTAGGCGGTTCTTTGTGCTCGCCCTGGGGGTCATGGTCGCCGGCGGCTGCGGTGGAGCGGGAGGCTCCCGCCTGCCGCCGGCGGGCCGGCTGACCGTCGTCGCGCCCGCCGAGCGCGGGCAGGGCTGGGACCGGGCCGCGCGTGCGCTGGCCTCGGTCCTGACCGGGGACAGGCTGGCGCGGGCGGCCGAGGTGAGCAACTATCCGGGCGGCCTGGGCGCCGCCGCGCTGGGGGCGTTCGCCGCCGCCCGCGAGCCCTTCACCCGCGAGGGCAGGCTGCTCCTGACCGGGATGCCGATGGTGGCGGGGGCGGAGATCGCCAACGCCGCCTCCGTGGTGGAGTCCACCACCCCCCTGGCCCGCATGGTCGGCGACTGGGCGGCCCTGGTCGTCCCGGCGGGCTCCCGCCTGCGCGCCTTCGAGGACTTCGCCGCGGCGCTCCGCCGCGACCCGGCCGGGCTGGCGGTGGGCGGCCGGATGGAGGGCGGCTCCGACCATGTGCTCTACGGCATGATCGGCAAGTGTCTCGGTGTGGACACCCGGCTGCTGGACTACGCCGGCTACTCCAGCGGGGCCGAGGCCGCCCAGGCGCTCCACGACGGCCGGGTGGCCGCGCTGCTGGGCTCGGCCCGCTCCTTCGTGCCCGAGATCGCCGAGGGCCGCCTGCGTCCGCTGGTGGTCTCCTCCGCCGAGCGGATCGACGGGATCGACGCCCCGACGCTGATGGAGCTGGACGTCCGCCTGGAGTACACCGACTGGTGCGGCGTGCTCGGCCCTCGCGGCATGAGCTCCGAGGACAGGGACGTGGCCGTCGCCCTGTGCGACCGCGTCGACGCCTCGTCCCGCTGGCGGGCCATCTGCGCGGCCAACGGCTGGAACCGGGTCTACCTGAGCGGGGACGACTTCCGGCAGTGGCTCGCCACCGAGACCCGCCGCACCCGGGAAGTGCTCAACGAGCTCGGGCTGCTGAGCACTTTCGCCACAAGCTGTTGGGGTAGTTGCGTCCAGCGGCCCTACATGTAG
- the pcp gene encoding pyroglutamyl-peptidase I: MTVLLTGFEPFDGAAVNPSWEAVRLVPGVRAVQLPCVFGQALEHLRAAVLEHDPAVVVCVGQAGGRPDVTVERVAVNIDDARIPDNAGRQPIDEPVVPGGPAAYFATLPVKACVAAARTAGIPASVSQSAGTFVCNHVFYGLMHLIATERPGIRGGFVHVPFAPEQVLGQAGPSMPVAMVAEALKAIVAAAVSVEGDLRLVGGSLH, encoded by the coding sequence ATGACCGTCCTGCTCACCGGCTTCGAGCCGTTCGACGGCGCCGCGGTCAACCCGTCGTGGGAGGCGGTCAGGCTGGTGCCCGGGGTGCGGGCCGTACAGTTGCCGTGCGTGTTCGGCCAGGCGCTGGAGCACCTGCGTGCGGCGGTGCTGGAGCACGACCCCGCGGTGGTGGTCTGCGTCGGGCAGGCCGGGGGGCGGCCCGACGTGACGGTCGAGCGGGTGGCCGTCAACATCGACGACGCCCGCATCCCGGACAACGCCGGACGGCAGCCGATCGACGAGCCGGTGGTGCCCGGCGGGCCCGCCGCCTACTTCGCCACGCTGCCGGTGAAGGCGTGCGTGGCGGCGGCCCGGACGGCCGGGATCCCGGCGAGCGTGTCGCAGAGCGCCGGGACGTTCGTCTGCAACCACGTCTTCTACGGTCTCATGCATCTGATCGCCACCGAGCGGCCCGGGATCCGCGGCGGCTTCGTGCACGTGCCGTTCGCCCCGGAGCAGGTGCTCGGCCAGGCCGGGCCGTCCATGCCGGTGGCGATGGTCGCCGAGGCGCTGAAGGCGATCGTGGCGGCCGCCGTCTCGGTGGAGGGCGACCTCCGGCTGGTCGGCGGGTCGCTGCACTGA
- a CDS encoding alcohol dehydrogenase catalytic domain-containing protein, with protein sequence MRAVVFDAFGSDLRVCEVPAPAPPPGGAVIRVEATGLCRSDWHGWQGHDPDIRVLPHVPGHELAGVVEDVGPGVGSWRAGDRVTVPFVCACGSCTACAAGDQQVCERQTQPGFTHWGSFAEYVAIENADVNLVALPEEMTFPTAASLGCRFATAFRAVVTVGRVRPGEWVAVHGCGGVGLSAVMIAAAAGARVVAVDVSPQALDLARRFGAAACVTAAAPAAAPGAADVPPGGAGVAARVLELTGGGAHVSIDALGSPQTCASSIEGLRRRGRHVQIGLLPGLTSLPMNRVIGYELELLGSHGMAAHAYPAMLEMVAAGLLRPDLLITRTVGLDGAGPALAAIGSVPGVTMILPGGPEGPRRP encoded by the coding sequence ATGCGAGCGGTGGTCTTCGACGCCTTCGGGTCAGATCTGCGGGTGTGCGAGGTGCCCGCTCCCGCGCCGCCGCCCGGCGGGGCGGTGATCCGGGTGGAGGCGACCGGGCTGTGCCGGAGCGACTGGCACGGCTGGCAGGGCCACGACCCGGACATCCGGGTCCTGCCGCACGTTCCCGGGCACGAGCTGGCGGGGGTCGTCGAGGACGTGGGGCCGGGGGTGGGCTCGTGGCGGGCCGGTGACCGGGTGACGGTCCCGTTCGTCTGCGCCTGTGGTTCCTGTACGGCGTGCGCGGCCGGCGACCAGCAGGTCTGCGAGCGCCAGACCCAGCCGGGCTTCACCCACTGGGGCTCCTTCGCCGAGTACGTGGCGATCGAGAACGCGGATGTGAACCTGGTGGCGCTGCCGGAGGAGATGACCTTCCCCACCGCCGCGAGCCTGGGCTGCCGCTTCGCCACCGCCTTCCGCGCCGTCGTGACGGTCGGCCGGGTACGGCCCGGCGAGTGGGTGGCGGTGCACGGCTGCGGCGGGGTCGGCCTGTCCGCCGTGATGATCGCCGCCGCCGCGGGCGCACGGGTGGTCGCCGTGGACGTCTCCCCCCAGGCCCTGGACCTGGCCCGGCGGTTCGGCGCCGCCGCCTGCGTCACCGCCGCCGCTCCGGCCGCCGCTCCCGGCGCCGCTGACGTCCCGCCGGGCGGGGCCGGTGTCGCCGCACGCGTCCTGGAGCTGACCGGCGGCGGGGCCCACGTCTCGATCGACGCCCTGGGCAGCCCGCAGACGTGCGCGTCGTCGATCGAGGGCCTGCGCCGCCGGGGCCGGCACGTCCAGATCGGCCTGCTGCCGGGCCTCACCTCGCTGCCGATGAACCGGGTGATCGGCTACGAGCTCGAACTCCTCGGCAGCCACGGCATGGCCGCCCACGCCTATCCCGCGATGCTGGAGATGGTCGCCGCCGGCCTCCTCCGCCCGGACCTGCTGATCACCCGCACCGTCGGCCTCGACGGAGCGGGACCCGCGCTCGCCGCGATCGGCTCCGTGCCGGGCGTCACGATGATCCTGCCGGGGGGACCGGAGGGTCCCCGACGCCCGTGA
- a CDS encoding glutamate--cysteine ligase, with the protein MGQQVDKDRFSEAEFARFGERLEEQLAALRELLARPGFGTGPATIGAELEMFLITPDGRPLPRNHEVRDAADDDRLVPELGRFNLEVNLTPLPIAGRPFSALVRELRETMALVDAAAGTQGGQALAIGILPSLSEFDFTHEALSDESRYRALSRGMRRLRTEPFRVRIEGVEELELEVEGVILESANTSWQVHLRTAPADFARVYNAAQLATGPVLAVSGNSPGFLGRRLWEETRIALFEESADDRDVERLDRRDRRVAFGSGWVSGAEEMFETCVRDYEPVLPMTSEQVPAGEGEAPGLAELRLHQGTVWQWNRPIYDPADGGHLRVEMRALPAGPTPADMAANAAFLLGLTAAMAAGPVEDFPFAAAYRNFYRAAIHGLDAPMAWPGVEGEVPAAQLALDLLPVAKAGLERVGVDPAEADWALDIIRERVRLRRTGAIWQRQVVEGLGGDPAARARMVTRYRELSLTGEPVHTWPI; encoded by the coding sequence ATGGGTCAGCAAGTCGACAAGGACCGATTCTCCGAGGCGGAGTTCGCCCGCTTCGGCGAACGGCTGGAAGAGCAGCTCGCCGCGCTCCGCGAGCTGCTCGCCAGGCCGGGCTTCGGTACCGGGCCCGCGACCATCGGGGCCGAGCTGGAGATGTTCCTCATCACCCCCGACGGCCGGCCGCTTCCGCGCAACCACGAGGTGCGCGACGCCGCCGACGACGACCGGCTCGTGCCGGAACTCGGCCGGTTCAACCTGGAGGTCAACCTGACGCCGCTGCCGATCGCCGGGCGGCCCTTCAGCGCCCTGGTGCGGGAGCTGCGCGAGACGATGGCCCTGGTGGACGCGGCGGCGGGGACACAGGGCGGGCAGGCCCTGGCGATCGGGATCCTGCCCTCGCTGAGCGAGTTCGACTTCACCCACGAGGCGCTCAGCGACGAGAGCCGCTACCGGGCGCTGAGCCGGGGCATGCGGCGGCTGCGCACCGAACCGTTCCGGGTGCGCATCGAAGGGGTCGAGGAGCTGGAGCTGGAGGTCGAGGGGGTGATCCTGGAGAGCGCCAACACCTCCTGGCAGGTCCACCTCCGTACGGCTCCCGCCGACTTCGCCCGCGTCTACAACGCCGCCCAGCTGGCCACCGGCCCGGTCCTGGCGGTCAGCGGCAACTCGCCGGGTTTCCTGGGCAGGCGGTTGTGGGAGGAGACCAGGATCGCGCTGTTCGAGGAGTCGGCCGACGACCGGGACGTGGAACGGCTCGACCGCAGGGACCGGCGGGTGGCCTTCGGCTCCGGCTGGGTGAGCGGCGCCGAGGAGATGTTCGAGACCTGTGTCCGCGACTACGAGCCGGTGCTGCCGATGACCTCGGAGCAGGTCCCCGCCGGGGAAGGGGAGGCTCCCGGGCTGGCCGAGCTCCGGCTGCACCAGGGGACGGTGTGGCAGTGGAACCGGCCGATCTACGACCCCGCGGACGGCGGCCACCTGCGGGTGGAGATGCGCGCCCTGCCGGCCGGTCCGACCCCCGCCGACATGGCGGCCAACGCCGCGTTCCTGCTCGGGCTCACCGCCGCCATGGCGGCCGGGCCGGTCGAGGACTTCCCCTTCGCCGCGGCCTACCGCAACTTCTACCGCGCCGCGATCCACGGCCTGGACGCGCCGATGGCCTGGCCGGGCGTGGAGGGGGAGGTGCCGGCCGCGCAGCTCGCCCTGGACCTGCTGCCCGTCGCGAAGGCCGGGCTTGAACGGGTGGGGGTGGACCCGGCCGAGGCCGACTGGGCGCTGGACATCATCCGGGAACGGGTCAGGCTCCGCCGTACCGGTGCGATCTGGCAGCGCCAGGTCGTCGAAGGGCTCGGCGGCGATCCGGCGGCCCGGGCCCGCATGGTGACCCGCTACCGGGAGCTGTCGCTCACGGGGGAGCCGGTGCACACCTGGCCCATATGA
- a CDS encoding N-acetylmuramoyl-L-alanine amidase — protein sequence MRRLPAVTVLALVAVLALPAAAAPTPDGGRTESGQAPPARTAPAHGTPGRGQAATARPYGTSESRQAAFARAARTYGVPESVLLAVSYLESRWDANDGLPSVSAGYGPMHLVDGRTGPGRHRHGGEDPRGDESRPHPPVVPEPAAPPPEDTLRRAAELTGIAPGLLRRDPVANIQGGAALLADHQRRTGERPSTDPARWYGAVARYPGTKDAGAATSFADEVYATIRTGVARVTDDGERVVLPAIPDLSPRRPPAPSGLLRAPAPAAGPDCPPTVSCEWMPAAYRRLKNGDYGNHDRYDGPRRIDYIVIHDGESSYDAITRLTRNPTYLSWHFTLRSGDGHIAQHLRGSDIGWHAGNWYVNTRSIGLEHEGYLAKGGAWYTEAMYRSSAALVAHLARKYGVPLNRAHIIGHDNVPGTTPEGVRDMHQDPGPYWDWAHYFELLGSPLTGSADPGSRSVLIRPDYALNQPRFTGCAKSGECPPQGAASVWLHSRPSEEAPLVKDIGKHPTGASTYGVYDHAARASTGQRYALAERRGDWTAIWYLGQKAWFHDPETARTSVPAAGRLVTPRPGRAPVKVYGRAYPEASAYPRGVPRQELIPLQYSFPAGQFYSLGMTSRATYLRSGALDPSRNRVVRGDVRYHQIQFGHRIMFVRAADVKVVPQEDPR from the coding sequence ATGCGCCGTCTGCCGGCAGTCACCGTCCTCGCCCTCGTCGCCGTGCTGGCCCTGCCCGCCGCCGCGGCGCCGACGCCGGACGGCGGGCGGACGGAGAGCGGGCAGGCTCCCCCCGCCCGGACGGCCCCGGCGCACGGGACGCCGGGGAGGGGGCAGGCGGCCACCGCCCGGCCGTACGGGACATCGGAGAGCAGGCAGGCGGCCTTCGCCCGGGCGGCCCGGACGTACGGCGTGCCGGAGAGCGTGCTCCTCGCGGTCTCCTACCTGGAGTCCCGCTGGGACGCCAACGACGGGCTGCCCAGCGTCTCGGCGGGCTACGGCCCCATGCACCTGGTCGACGGCCGGACCGGTCCGGGCCGCCACCGTCACGGCGGGGAGGACCCGCGCGGCGACGAGAGCCGGCCGCACCCGCCCGTGGTCCCGGAGCCCGCTGCGCCCCCGCCCGAGGACACCCTGCGCCGCGCGGCGGAGCTGACCGGGATCGCCCCCGGGCTGCTGCGCCGGGACCCGGTGGCCAACATCCAGGGCGGCGCGGCGCTGCTCGCCGACCACCAGCGGCGTACCGGCGAGCGGCCGAGCACCGATCCGGCACGGTGGTACGGCGCGGTGGCCCGCTATCCGGGCACGAAGGACGCCGGGGCGGCGACGTCCTTCGCCGACGAGGTCTACGCGACGATCCGCACCGGCGTCGCGCGCGTGACCGACGACGGCGAGCGGGTGGTCCTGCCCGCGATCCCGGACCTGTCCCCGCGGCGGCCGCCCGCCCCGTCCGGACTGCTCCGCGCCCCCGCCCCCGCCGCCGGCCCCGACTGCCCGCCCACCGTCTCCTGCGAGTGGATGCCGGCCGCCTACCGCCGGCTCAAGAACGGCGACTACGGCAACCACGACCGCTACGACGGCCCCCGCCGGATCGACTACATCGTCATCCACGACGGGGAGAGCAGCTATGACGCCATAACCCGGCTGACCCGCAACCCCACCTACCTGAGCTGGCACTTCACGCTGCGATCCGGCGACGGCCACATCGCCCAGCACCTGCGGGGCAGCGACATCGGCTGGCACGCGGGAAACTGGTACGTCAACACCCGCTCCATCGGCCTGGAGCACGAGGGCTACCTGGCCAAGGGCGGCGCCTGGTACACCGAGGCGATGTACCGCTCCTCGGCCGCGCTGGTCGCCCATCTCGCGCGCAAGTACGGCGTGCCCCTGAACCGGGCGCACATCATCGGCCACGACAACGTGCCGGGCACCACCCCGGAGGGCGTGCGGGACATGCACCAGGACCCCGGCCCCTACTGGGACTGGGCCCACTACTTCGAGCTGCTCGGCAGCCCGCTGACCGGCTCCGCCGACCCCGGCTCCCGCTCGGTGCTGATCAGGCCGGACTACGCCCTCAACCAGCCGCGCTTCACCGGCTGCGCCAAGTCCGGCGAGTGCCCCCCGCAGGGTGCCGCCTCGGTCTGGCTGCACAGCCGCCCCTCGGAGGAGGCCCCGCTGGTCAAGGACATCGGCAAGCACCCCACGGGCGCCTCCACCTACGGCGTCTACGACCACGCGGCCCGTGCCTCCACCGGCCAGCGCTACGCGCTCGCCGAGCGCAGGGGCGACTGGACGGCCATCTGGTATCTCGGGCAGAAGGCGTGGTTTCATGACCCCGAGACCGCCCGCACGTCCGTGCCCGCCGCCGGCCGCCTGGTGACGCCCCGGCCCGGCCGCGCCCCCGTCAAGGTGTACGGCAGGGCCTACCCCGAGGCGTCGGCCTACCCCCGGGGCGTCCCCCGGCAGGAGCTGATCCCCCTGCAGTACTCCTTCCCTGCCGGGCAGTTCTACAGCCTTGGCATGACGAGCCGCGCCACCTACCTCCGGTCGGGCGCCCTGGACCCGTCGAGGAACCGGGTCGTCAGGGGCGACGTCCGTTACCACCAGATCCAGTTCGGCCACCGGATCATGTTCGTCCGGGCCGCCGACGTCAAGGTGGTCCCCCAGGAAGATCCCCGGTAG
- the glmS gene encoding glutamine--fructose-6-phosphate transaminase (isomerizing), which yields MCGIVAYVGPKDAAPILLEGLQRLEYRGYDSAGVVISNKGLKMRKVKGRVADLAAVVPARFKGGLGIGHTRWATHGAPSDVNAHPHLSADERIAVVHNGIIENADELRAKLEADGAVFLSETDTEVLSHLIARTVVEADSLEEAVRTALKRIVGTYGIAVIDAQRPGEVVVARNGSPIVLGIGEKEMFAASDVAALVRYTRQVVHLEDGELAVLKADGFHTFAGDARPTAKEPLTVDWDAGHYDTGGYEHYLLKEISEQPETVARTLRGRLDDRFHIAHLGGLNMDARETRSFRRVKIIGCGSAYYSGQIGAQLIEELARIPADAEPASEFRYRSPVVEPDTLYVAISQSGETYDTLAAVQELKRKGGRVLGIVNTVGSAIARECDGGVYLHAGPEVSVASTKAFTSTAVAFALLALHLGRVRDLSPADGRRICEGLRRLPGQIKEILALEPQIKELARKYADSPSMMFVGRVRGYPVAREGAQKLKEISYVHAEAYPASELKHGPLALIGPEMPTVAIVPDDELLDKNLTTLGEIRARGGRVLMVGHRTADPKLADDCVVVPRNETELDPILLSIPLQLLAYHAAVALERDVDKPRNLAKSVTVE from the coding sequence ATGTGCGGAATCGTGGCTTATGTAGGGCCCAAGGATGCGGCGCCGATCCTGCTGGAGGGCCTGCAGCGCCTTGAGTACCGGGGCTACGACTCGGCCGGCGTGGTGATCTCCAACAAGGGTCTGAAGATGCGCAAGGTCAAGGGCCGGGTGGCCGACCTGGCGGCGGTCGTGCCGGCGCGGTTCAAGGGGGGACTGGGCATCGGGCACACCCGGTGGGCCACCCACGGGGCGCCCAGCGACGTCAACGCCCACCCCCACCTGTCCGCCGACGAGCGCATCGCCGTCGTGCACAACGGCATCATCGAGAACGCCGACGAGCTGCGCGCCAAGCTGGAGGCCGACGGCGCGGTCTTCCTGTCCGAGACCGACACCGAGGTGCTGTCGCACCTGATCGCCCGCACCGTCGTGGAGGCCGACTCGCTGGAGGAGGCGGTCCGGACGGCGCTGAAGCGGATCGTGGGCACCTACGGCATCGCGGTGATCGACGCCCAGCGGCCCGGCGAGGTGGTGGTGGCCCGCAACGGCAGCCCGATCGTGCTGGGCATCGGCGAGAAGGAGATGTTCGCCGCCTCCGACGTGGCCGCGCTGGTCCGCTACACCCGCCAGGTGGTGCACCTGGAGGACGGCGAGCTGGCGGTGCTGAAGGCCGACGGGTTCCACACCTTCGCCGGCGACGCGAGGCCGACGGCCAAGGAGCCGCTGACCGTCGACTGGGATGCCGGGCACTACGACACCGGCGGCTACGAGCACTACCTGCTCAAGGAGATCTCCGAGCAGCCCGAGACCGTGGCCCGGACGCTGCGCGGGCGGCTGGACGACCGCTTCCACATCGCCCACCTGGGCGGTCTCAACATGGACGCGCGCGAGACCCGGTCGTTCCGCCGAGTGAAGATCATCGGTTGCGGCTCCGCCTACTACTCGGGCCAGATCGGCGCCCAGCTCATCGAGGAGCTGGCGCGGATCCCGGCCGACGCCGAGCCGGCCAGCGAGTTCCGCTACCGCAGCCCGGTCGTGGAGCCCGACACCCTCTACGTGGCGATCAGCCAGTCGGGGGAGACCTACGACACCCTCGCCGCCGTCCAGGAGCTCAAGCGCAAGGGCGGCCGGGTGCTCGGCATCGTCAACACCGTCGGCAGCGCCATCGCCCGCGAGTGCGACGGCGGTGTCTACCTGCACGCCGGCCCGGAGGTCTCGGTGGCGAGCACGAAGGCGTTCACCTCGACCGCGGTGGCCTTCGCGCTGCTGGCGCTGCACCTGGGCCGGGTGCGCGACCTGTCCCCGGCCGACGGCCGCCGCATCTGCGAGGGCCTGCGCAGGCTGCCCGGCCAGATCAAGGAGATCCTCGCGCTGGAGCCGCAGATCAAGGAGCTCGCGCGCAAGTACGCCGACTCGCCGAGCATGATGTTCGTCGGCCGGGTCCGGGGCTACCCGGTGGCGCGCGAGGGCGCGCAGAAGCTCAAGGAGATCTCCTACGTGCACGCCGAGGCCTACCCGGCCAGCGAGCTCAAGCACGGGCCGCTGGCGCTGATCGGCCCGGAGATGCCGACCGTGGCGATCGTCCCCGACGACGAGCTGCTGGACAAGAACCTCACCACGCTGGGCGAGATCCGCGCGCGCGGCGGCCGGGTGCTCATGGTGGGCCACCGTACGGCCGACCCCAAGCTGGCCGACGACTGCGTCGTGGTGCCCAGGAACGAGACGGAGCTGGACCCGATCCTGCTGTCGATCCCGCTCCAGCTCCTGGCCTACCACGCCGCCGTGGCGCTGGAGCGTGACGTGGACAAGCCTCGCAACCTGGCTAAGAGCGTCACGGTGGAATAA